The following are from one region of the Sorghum bicolor cultivar BTx623 chromosome 2, Sorghum_bicolor_NCBIv3, whole genome shotgun sequence genome:
- the LOC8064449 gene encoding GDSL esterase/lipase At1g28600 has product MHVPYVVGAADALGIPFLTPYLAGNKSGDYAHGANFAVGGATALGRGYFRRKKLDARFTPKVHRSLFHGLPHRKGDLNLPLLFPTPGTKWSDLMASSLFLLGEIGGNDYNQALFQGRSVDEVKTFVPDVVAAISAALTELIGLGARTVVVPGNFPTGCNPGYLAQFQTNDTAQYDAKGCLRWPNDLSQLHNRALMAELAELRRRHPGVAVVYADYYAAAMDITADPRKHGFGGAPLVSCCGGGGPYNTNFTAHCGATTSTTCRHPYEAVSWDGFHFTDHAYKVIADGVLRGPYAAPPVPLAKCGSRS; this is encoded by the exons ATGCATGTACCGTACGTCGTCGGCGCAGCTGACGCGCTGGGGATACCGTTCCTGACGCCCTACCTCGCCGGCAACAAGAGCGGTGACTACGCCCACGGCGCCAACTTCGCGGTGGGCGGCGCGACGGCGCTCGGCCGCGGCTACTTCAGGAGGAAGAAGCTTGACGCCCGTTTCACTCC CAAGGTACACCGATCGCTCTTCCATGGCTTACCGCACCGCAAAGGTGACCTGAATTTGCCCCTGCTGTTCCCTACTCCAGGTACAAAATGGAGTGATCTGATGGCGAGCTCCTTGTTCCTGCTCGGAGAGATCGGCGGGAACGACTACAACCAGGCCTTGTTCCAGGGCAGGTCCGTCGACGAGGTCAAGACCTTCGTCCCCGACGTCGTCGCCGCCATCAGCGCTGCTCTCACC GAACTGATCGGGCTAGGCGCCAGGACGGTAGTGGTGCCGGGCAACTTCCCGACGGGGTGCAACCCGGGGTACCTGGCGCAGTTCCAGACCAACGACACGGCGCAATACGACGCCAAGGGCTGCCTCCGGTGGCCCAACGACCTCTCCCAGCTCCACAACCGCGCGCTCATGGCGGAGCTGGccgagctccgccgccgccacccggGCGTCGCCGTCGTCTACGCCGACTACTACGCCGCCGCCATGGACATCACCGCCGACCCCCGTAAGCATGGGTTCGGCGGCGCGCCGCTGGTGtcgtgctgcggcggcggcggaccgtACAACACCAACTTCACGGCGCACTGCGGCGCGACCACGTCCACCACGTGCCGCCACCCCTACGAGGCCGTGTCATGGGACGGCTTCCACTTCACGGACCACGCGTACAAGGTCATCGCCGACGGCGTGCTCCGGGGACCCTACGCCGCGCCGCCGGTGCCGCTCGCGAAATGCGGCAGCCGGTCATGA
- the LOC8073094 gene encoding GDSL esterase/lipase At1g28650, whose amino-acid sequence MSKRLYTSIETTSRQAHGNPNHTVCVAFNLWPSSRLGAGMAEALPLPLLLIAVATTAVAAYCAPATPAAAAALRTSSYSHFFAFGDSLTDTGNFIHYSTAPGPVAHSPYGETFFHRPTGRWSDGRLIVDFIVERLGYPRWSPYLDGKSKEDFQHGANFAVASGTALSRRFFERKHLDVDQITPYSLAVQMRWFKQVLSMLLAASTDDDLDRREMMSSSLFLVEIGGNDYIHPLFQNRTLDWVKPLVPLVIASIGSALEALIQLGAKTVYVPGVFPLGCSPRHLFLFHGVSSAGDYDPATGCLRWLNDLTALHNSLLRAKLAQLRRDYPGVSLVYVDYYGKIMDAVASPARYGFGERTVLDACCAGGGPYNGNFTVHCSEPGAVQCSDPSVYVSWDGLHFTEAMYKIMARDLFDRLVETVGTKLVLQTAQ is encoded by the exons ATGAGCAAGAGGTTGTATACGAGTATAGAGACCACTAGCAGGCAGGCACACGGCAATCCAAACCACACTGTTTGTGTTGCGTTTAATTTGTGGCCAAGTTCCAGACTCGGGGCAGGCATGGCGGAGGCTCTGCCGTTGCCACTGTTGCTCATCGCCGTGGCCACCACCGCCGTCGCCGCGTACTGCGCGCCCGCCACGCCGGCAGCAGCGGCGGCACTCCGCACCTCCAGCTACAGCCATTTCTTCGCGTTCGGCGACTCGCTGACCGACACTGGCAACTTCATCCACTACTCCACGGCGCCGGGCCCCGTGGCGCACTCCCCCTACGGCGAGACCTTCTTCCACCGCCCCACCGGCCGCTGGTCCGACGGCCGCCTCATCGTCGACTTCATCG TGGAGCGGCTGGGGTACCCACGGTGGTCGCCGTACCTGGACGGGAAGAGCAAGGAGGACTTCCAGCACGGCGCCAACTTCGCGGTGGCCAGCGGCACGGCGCTGAGCAGGCGCTTCTTCGAGAGGAAGCACCTCGACGTTGACCAGATCACGCCCTACTCCCTCGCCGTCCAGATGCGCTGGTTCAAGCAGGTGCTCTCCATGCTCCTCGCCGCCTCCACAGACGACGATCTCG ATCGGCGGGAGATGATGTCGAGCTCGCTGTTCCTAGTGGAGATCGGCGGCAACGACTACATCCACCCCTTGTTCCAGAACAGGACGCTGGACTGGGTGAAGCCCCTGGTACCCCTCGTCATCGCCTCCATCGGATCGGCCCTGGAGGCGCTCATCCAGCTCGGCGCCAAGACGGTGTACGTGCCAGGCGTCTTCCCGCTGGGCTGCTCCCCGCGGCACCTCTTCCTCTTCCACGGCGTCAGCTCCGCCGGCGACTACGACCCCGCCACCGGCTGCCTCCGGTGGCTCAACGACCTCACCGCCCTCCACAACAGCCTCCTCCGCGCGAAGCTCGCCCAGCTCCGCCGCGACTACCCGGGCGTCTCCCTCGTCTACGTCGACTACTACGGCAAGATCATGGACGCCGTCGCCTCCCCGGCGCGGTACGGGTTCGGCGAGCGCACCGTCCTCGACGCGTGCTGTGCCGGCGGCGGGCCGTACAACGGCAACTTCACCGTCCACTGCTCGGAGCCCGGCGCCGTGCAGTGCTCCGACCCGTCTGTCTACGTGTCCTGGGACGGGCTGCACTTCACCGAGGCCATGTACAAGATCATGGCCCGGGACCTGTTCGATCGCCTGGTGGAAACCGTCGGCACTAAATTGGTGTTGCAAACTGCACAGTGA